One part of the Pandoraea faecigallinarum genome encodes these proteins:
- the yacG gene encoding DNA gyrase inhibitor YacG, translating to MTSVVNCPTCGKKVVWEPQAKFRPFCSERCKQIDMGAWAAEKYTIPAESPEDPSQESPLDPTQR from the coding sequence ATGACGAGTGTCGTGAACTGTCCGACCTGCGGCAAGAAGGTGGTTTGGGAGCCGCAGGCCAAATTCCGCCCGTTCTGCTCGGAGCGCTGCAAGCAGATCGACATGGGCGCGTGGGCGGCGGAGAAGTACACAATCCCGGCCGAATCGCCGGAAGATCCGTCGCAGGAATCGCCGCTCGACCCGACACAGCGCTGA
- the zapD gene encoding cell division protein ZapD: MILYEYPLNERIRTLLRLEELFGRFAFFVGQEQPLDHHAALITMFEIADIAGRTDLKNELVKELDRQRQTLQTYRGNPDIASDALEQFIGEVELAIANLNQIPGKPGQHLNDNEWLASIRSRSVIPGGTCRFDLPSYYAWRHNDAEQRRHDIDKWIGPLFPIRDAIGIVLGLARESGHASKAMAQQGSYQQMLTGRVYQLMQVRVAADLRVIPEASANKYMLWVRFTTQDGDLKPRPVDSDVPFLLTLCNL, encoded by the coding sequence TTGATCCTGTACGAATATCCGCTCAACGAACGCATTCGCACGCTGCTTCGGCTAGAAGAGCTGTTCGGGCGTTTTGCCTTTTTCGTCGGACAGGAGCAGCCGCTAGATCACCACGCGGCCCTGATCACGATGTTCGAAATTGCCGACATCGCGGGTCGCACCGATCTGAAGAACGAACTGGTCAAGGAACTCGACCGGCAACGTCAGACGCTGCAAACCTATCGCGGCAATCCCGATATCGCCTCCGACGCGCTCGAACAATTCATCGGCGAAGTCGAACTCGCGATCGCGAACCTCAACCAGATTCCCGGCAAGCCCGGCCAGCATCTGAACGACAACGAATGGCTTGCCAGCATTCGCAGCCGATCCGTGATTCCCGGTGGTACATGCCGCTTCGACCTGCCGTCGTATTACGCGTGGCGCCATAACGACGCCGAGCAGCGACGTCACGACATCGACAAGTGGATCGGCCCGCTGTTCCCGATTCGTGACGCCATCGGTATCGTGCTCGGACTTGCGCGAGAATCCGGCCACGCGAGCAAGGCCATGGCGCAGCAAGGCAGCTATCAGCAGATGCTCACCGGCCGTGTGTATCAGTTGATGCAGGTGCGTGTCGCGGCGGACCTTCGCGTAATTCCGGAAGCGAGCGCGAACAAGTACATGCTGTGGGTACGTTTCACGACGCAGGACGGTGATCTGAAGCCGCGTCCGGTCGACAGCGACGTGCCGTTCCTGCTGACCCTTTGCAATCTGTAA
- a CDS encoding ATP-binding protein yields the protein MDKLEQFLTRAEGVLARLEAMLPPAAPEIDWSVATAFRWRKKQGRGFLQPVAHVSGITLGDLQNIERQKALIEQNTRQFVRGEPANNVLLTGARGTGKSSLIKACLNQYAPEGLRLIEVDKDDLTDLGDIVDLISQRPERFVVFCDDLSFEDGESGYKALKVALDGSVAAQSDNVLIYATSNRRHLLPEYMKDNESYRHTEDGEIHPGEVIEEKISLSERFGLWVSFYPFKQDDYLTIVGHWLQHFGVPAEQTESARQEALIWALERGSRSGRVAFQFARDWAGKQRGALAPAS from the coding sequence ATGGACAAACTGGAACAGTTCCTGACGCGCGCCGAAGGCGTGCTGGCCCGGCTGGAGGCGATGTTGCCCCCGGCCGCCCCCGAGATCGACTGGAGCGTCGCCACGGCATTTCGCTGGCGCAAGAAGCAGGGACGGGGCTTCCTGCAACCGGTCGCGCATGTATCTGGCATCACGCTGGGCGATTTGCAGAACATCGAGCGTCAGAAGGCGCTGATCGAACAGAACACGCGGCAGTTCGTGCGCGGTGAACCGGCCAACAACGTGCTGCTCACCGGGGCGCGTGGCACGGGCAAGTCGTCGCTGATCAAGGCTTGCCTGAACCAGTACGCGCCGGAAGGCTTGCGTCTGATCGAAGTCGACAAGGACGATCTGACCGATCTGGGCGATATCGTCGATCTGATTTCGCAGCGCCCGGAACGCTTCGTCGTGTTCTGCGACGACCTTTCGTTCGAAGACGGGGAGTCCGGTTACAAGGCGCTCAAAGTGGCGCTCGACGGCTCGGTGGCCGCGCAGTCGGACAACGTCCTGATTTATGCGACGTCCAACCGCCGTCACTTGCTGCCTGAGTACATGAAGGACAACGAGAGCTATCGCCATACCGAAGACGGTGAAATTCACCCGGGCGAAGTGATCGAGGAGAAGATCTCGTTGTCCGAGCGCTTCGGGCTGTGGGTCAGTTTCTATCCGTTCAAGCAGGACGATTACCTGACGATCGTCGGTCACTGGTTGCAGCATTTCGGCGTGCCGGCGGAGCAGACGGAGAGCGCGCGTCAGGAAGCGTTGATCTGGGCGCTGGAGCGCGGATCGCGCTCGGGGCGTGTGGCGTTTCAGTTCGCGCGTGACTGGGCGGGTAAGCAGCGTGGCGCGTTGGCGCCGGCGTCGTAA
- a CDS encoding type II secretion system F family protein translates to MSRIGRSRQWHWQGRDADGQRRRGDIVALGEAAARLALRQQYPQMTITHLAAGRRRAPAARTRSADATDLVRRLATLLGAGVPLSAALDVMARGAHTRGLKRLASEIAQDVAMGHPLASAMSRASRRFGSVDCQLIAAAELSGQLGPTLARLGAHYDHARGVRDKLQRALAYPLTVLAVALAVVVALLQWVIPEFERLFASAAGGGMPLPPLTRGLIDLSRASVSQGPGILASVGAIGLIAAMAVRRSIRVRRQRDRWILCLPRAGGIIRMMSAARWARTLGTLLDAGVALPDAMDAAAGACGNLVMQQAAHEVHRKVTRGARLATALEADARWPLAVAQLAVIGEESGTLGRMLNQAAGLLDEEASQALVSTCAMLEPMMITFLGLLIGGMVLAMYLPMFQLGYGVA, encoded by the coding sequence ATGTCCCGAATAGGCCGATCACGCCAGTGGCACTGGCAAGGTCGCGACGCAGACGGCCAGCGTCGACGCGGCGATATCGTCGCACTCGGCGAGGCGGCGGCGCGGCTGGCGCTGCGCCAGCAGTATCCGCAGATGACGATTACGCATCTGGCAGCAGGACGCCGACGTGCGCCTGCCGCGCGTACCCGGTCCGCGGACGCCACGGACCTCGTCCGTCGCCTCGCCACCTTGCTCGGCGCCGGTGTACCGTTAAGCGCCGCACTAGACGTAATGGCGCGCGGCGCACATACGCGCGGGCTCAAACGCCTGGCCTCCGAGATTGCACAGGATGTGGCGATGGGGCACCCGCTGGCGTCGGCAATGTCGCGCGCCAGCCGTCGATTCGGTAGCGTCGATTGCCAACTGATCGCCGCTGCGGAACTGAGCGGTCAGCTCGGACCAACGTTGGCGCGTCTTGGCGCGCATTACGATCATGCGCGGGGCGTACGGGACAAATTGCAACGCGCCCTCGCCTACCCGCTGACCGTGCTGGCCGTGGCGCTTGCGGTTGTCGTCGCATTGCTGCAATGGGTGATTCCGGAGTTCGAGCGCCTGTTCGCGAGCGCCGCTGGCGGGGGCATGCCATTACCTCCTCTGACTCGCGGGTTGATCGATCTCTCGCGAGCGTCCGTGAGTCAGGGGCCGGGAATACTCGCGAGTGTCGGTGCCATCGGCCTGATCGCCGCGATGGCCGTGAGACGCAGCATCCGGGTGCGGCGCCAGCGGGACCGCTGGATACTGTGCTTGCCGCGCGCGGGCGGGATCATCCGCATGATGAGCGCGGCCCGCTGGGCCCGAACGCTGGGCACGCTGCTCGATGCCGGGGTTGCCCTGCCGGACGCCATGGACGCCGCCGCGGGTGCCTGCGGCAACCTCGTCATGCAGCAGGCCGCGCATGAAGTGCACCGGAAGGTCACGCGTGGTGCCCGGCTGGCAACGGCGCTCGAGGCCGACGCGCGCTGGCCTCTGGCCGTGGCGCAACTGGCCGTGATAGGGGAGGAATCGGGTACACTCGGGCGCATGCTCAATCAGGCCGCAGGTCTGCTCGACGAAGAGGCATCGCAGGCGCTGGTCAGCACCTGCGCGATGCTGGAACCCATGATGATTACATTTCTCGGCCTGCTCATCGGCGGCATGGTCCTTGCCATGTATCTGCCGATGTTCCAACTCGGATACGGTGTCGCATGA
- a CDS encoding NUDIX domain-containing protein has translation MTDSKQFAPDGRPVTEVAVGVMVRPDGAVLLGQRPAGKPYAGYWEFPGGKLEAGESVAAALARELHEELGVTVERCAPWRVLEHDYPHAYVRLHFCKVTAWQGEPHGKEGQALAWEHPPVSVEPLLPAALPPLTWLAEELAQRA, from the coding sequence ATGACAGACTCGAAGCAATTTGCGCCCGACGGGCGTCCCGTCACGGAAGTGGCGGTCGGCGTGATGGTGCGCCCCGATGGTGCGGTGCTGCTGGGCCAGCGTCCCGCCGGCAAGCCATATGCCGGGTACTGGGAGTTTCCGGGCGGCAAGCTCGAAGCGGGCGAGTCGGTTGCCGCCGCACTCGCGCGCGAGTTGCACGAGGAACTCGGTGTGACAGTCGAGCGCTGTGCGCCGTGGCGCGTGCTCGAACATGACTATCCGCATGCTTACGTGCGTTTGCACTTCTGCAAGGTGACGGCGTGGCAGGGTGAGCCTCACGGCAAGGAAGGGCAGGCGCTGGCGTGGGAGCATCCACCCGTGAGCGTCGAGCCGTTGCTCCCGGCGGCGTTGCCGCCGCTGACGTGGCTTGCTGAGGAGTTGGCGCAGCGGGCGTGA
- a CDS encoding IS1182 family transposase, giving the protein MLKIPTPTQHELEMVTLEELVPKDHLLRQIDAAVDFEFIREKVAHLYCADNGRPALDPVVMFKLLFIGYLFGVRSERQLMREVQVNVAYRWFARFRLTDKVPDASTFSQNRRRRFTDTTVYQEIFDEIVRQAMGRGLVDGRVLYTDSTHLKANANKNKFDVVKLEQTPAAYLEKLNAAVDADRAAHGKKPLNRDGDEPPSSKDTKISRTDPDSGYMVRDDKPKGFFYLDHRTVDAKHAIITDTHVTPASVHDSQPYLERLDRQRERFEFKVEAVGLDAGYFTPAVCQGLEEREIAGVMGYRTPNHKPGLFYKRQFQYDAYRNEYVCPQGQALPYSTTNRLGYREYKSDARICRCCPVRAQCTNSANAVKVVTRHVWERAKERVDARRLSEWGRRIYARRKETVERSFADAKQLHGHRYARMRGLRKVAEQCLLAAAAQNIKKIAMLVARLRARLGERSYLWRPFRWLMSVLRACLSMCAPLRCPFALA; this is encoded by the coding sequence ATGCTAAAGATCCCGACGCCCACGCAGCACGAACTCGAGATGGTGACGCTCGAGGAACTCGTGCCGAAGGACCACCTGCTGCGCCAGATCGACGCGGCAGTGGATTTCGAATTCATCCGCGAAAAGGTCGCGCATCTGTACTGCGCAGACAACGGTCGTCCGGCGCTCGATCCGGTGGTGATGTTCAAGCTGCTGTTCATCGGCTACCTGTTTGGAGTGCGCAGTGAGCGGCAGTTGATGCGCGAGGTCCAGGTCAACGTCGCCTATCGGTGGTTCGCCCGGTTTCGGCTGACCGACAAGGTGCCGGATGCGTCGACGTTCTCACAGAATCGCCGCCGACGCTTCACGGACACGACGGTGTATCAGGAGATCTTCGACGAGATCGTGCGCCAGGCGATGGGCCGTGGTCTGGTCGATGGCCGGGTGCTGTACACCGACAGCACGCACCTGAAAGCCAACGCGAACAAGAACAAATTCGACGTGGTAAAGCTGGAACAGACGCCTGCGGCCTATCTGGAGAAGCTCAATGCGGCAGTGGATGCGGACCGGGCCGCGCATGGCAAGAAGCCGCTGAATCGCGACGGCGATGAGCCGCCGTCGAGCAAGGACACCAAGATTAGCCGGACCGATCCGGACAGCGGCTACATGGTGCGGGACGACAAGCCGAAGGGGTTCTTCTATCTGGACCACCGCACGGTGGACGCGAAGCACGCGATCATCACCGATACGCATGTGACGCCGGCCTCGGTGCACGACAGCCAGCCGTATCTGGAGCGGCTGGATCGACAGCGCGAGCGCTTCGAGTTCAAGGTGGAAGCGGTGGGGCTGGATGCTGGCTACTTCACGCCGGCGGTGTGCCAGGGGCTCGAGGAGCGGGAGATTGCCGGGGTGATGGGCTATCGCACGCCGAACCACAAGCCGGGGCTGTTCTACAAACGGCAGTTCCAGTACGACGCGTACCGCAACGAGTACGTGTGCCCGCAGGGACAGGCGCTGCCGTACAGCACGACTAACCGGCTCGGCTATCGGGAATACAAATCCGATGCTCGGATATGCCGGTGCTGCCCGGTACGAGCACAGTGCACGAACAGTGCCAACGCGGTGAAGGTGGTGACGCGCCATGTCTGGGAGCGCGCCAAGGAGCGGGTGGATGCGAGGCGGCTGAGCGAGTGGGGGCGACGCATTTACGCGCGGCGCAAGGAGACGGTGGAACGCAGCTTCGCCGATGCCAAGCAACTGCATGGGCATCGCTATGCGCGCATGCGCGGGCTGCGCAAGGTGGCCGAGCAGTGCTTGTTGGCTGCGGCGGCGCAGAACATCAAGAAAATTGCGATGCTGGTGGCGCGCCTACGGGCGCGTTTAGGCGAGCGTTCGTACCTCTGGCGCCCGTTTCGGTGGCTCATGAGCGTCCTGAGGGCTTGTCTCTCAATGTGCGCGCCCTTACGCTGCCCATTCGCCCTTGCCTAA
- a CDS encoding GspE/PulE family protein has translation MPSSGPPAPGIAATSALQCLEHILNDAVRAGASDVHFEPMAQRFRVRLRIDGRLQEHRDVPLPWRDMLVSRLKILANLDIAQKRLPQDGRLVWREASEPVECRVSALPTLHGEKLVVRLLDGAKVPLSLEGLGYTPAQYLALTQAIARPHGMILMTGPTGSGKTVSLYSCLRRLNDTSRNIVTIEDPVEIRLPGVTQVNLNERAGLDFATALRAFLRQDPDVLVVGEIRDARTAEIAVQAAQTGHLVFATVHANDAPSTLARLFDLGVAPFNLSSTLLLVSAQRLLRRRCPAGCEPRHAVHSEAGSPDLCMRCHGSGFAGRIGAFQVMPISATQAVNIAQARSPHELAAQARSEGVMTLRESGQWHADAGTVAQEDVDATTPV, from the coding sequence ATGCCATCTTCAGGACCTCCCGCCCCCGGCATTGCCGCCACCTCCGCGCTGCAATGCCTCGAACATATTCTGAACGACGCGGTTCGCGCAGGGGCTTCCGACGTGCATTTCGAACCGATGGCACAGCGCTTTCGCGTTCGGCTGCGAATCGATGGCCGCTTGCAGGAACATCGCGACGTGCCACTGCCCTGGCGCGATATGCTCGTCTCGCGACTGAAGATTCTCGCGAATCTGGACATCGCGCAGAAGCGCTTGCCACAGGACGGACGACTCGTGTGGCGCGAGGCCAGCGAGCCGGTCGAGTGCCGTGTGAGCGCACTGCCGACATTGCACGGCGAGAAGCTCGTGGTGCGATTGCTCGACGGCGCCAAGGTGCCGCTCTCGCTTGAAGGTCTCGGCTACACACCGGCCCAATACCTCGCGCTCACACAAGCGATTGCACGTCCGCACGGCATGATTCTGATGACCGGCCCCACCGGCAGCGGCAAGACCGTCTCGCTATACAGTTGCCTGCGACGCCTCAACGACACGTCACGCAATATCGTCACCATCGAAGACCCGGTGGAAATTCGCTTGCCGGGCGTGACACAGGTCAATCTCAACGAACGCGCCGGACTCGACTTCGCCACCGCGCTGCGCGCCTTTCTTCGACAGGACCCGGACGTTCTCGTGGTCGGTGAGATACGCGATGCCCGGACCGCGGAGATCGCCGTGCAAGCGGCGCAAACCGGCCATTTGGTATTTGCCACGGTTCACGCCAACGACGCGCCAAGCACGCTCGCACGCCTCTTCGATCTCGGCGTCGCGCCATTCAATCTTTCGTCGACGCTGTTGCTCGTCAGTGCGCAGCGACTGCTGCGACGCCGCTGCCCTGCCGGGTGCGAACCGCGCCATGCCGTTCACAGCGAAGCCGGCTCGCCGGATCTCTGCATGCGCTGCCACGGCAGCGGTTTCGCGGGACGAATCGGTGCGTTTCAGGTTATGCCGATCAGTGCCACGCAAGCCGTTAACATCGCGCAGGCGCGCAGTCCGCACGAACTCGCGGCGCAGGCACGCAGCGAAGGCGTCATGACGTTGCGTGAGTCGGGACAGTGGCACGCCGACGCCGGCACCGTCGCCCAGGAGGATGTCGATGCAACCACGCCCGTCTGA
- a CDS encoding prepilin peptidase: MNALDGYAELLLVDWLAQLAPHWRLAIFAVAGVVGGLLLDVVVRRVPAAIERAWLEELQATETPEGVAPGSLSGTSASSASLLTGLHARATAPVLASSAKDSGVGATELPTALTEAPPPRRWRLALLTGALSAAISWRFGPTWQSIGALGLVWTLVALAYIDHDTQLLPDILTLPLLWAGLLCNLGHWFAALPSAVIGAAAGYTSLWAMYWVYWWIRRREGMGFGDFKLFAALGAWFGWTALPQILLVACVLAIVFAGSAWVMGRLRSDQMFPFGAFLAVAGVVTLFGGDGLMLWIGGTP; this comes from the coding sequence ATGAATGCCCTCGACGGCTACGCTGAGCTGCTTCTGGTCGATTGGCTCGCACAGCTGGCGCCGCACTGGCGTCTTGCAATCTTCGCGGTCGCGGGCGTGGTGGGAGGGCTGCTACTCGATGTCGTCGTGCGGCGCGTACCGGCGGCCATCGAACGCGCGTGGCTCGAGGAACTGCAAGCCACCGAAACCCCGGAAGGCGTGGCTCCCGGTTCGCTTTCCGGGACATCGGCTTCCTCCGCATCGCTGCTCACCGGATTACACGCGCGCGCCACTGCGCCTGTACTCGCATCTTCAGCGAAGGATTCCGGCGTCGGCGCAACCGAGTTGCCGACGGCATTGACGGAGGCCCCGCCACCGCGTCGCTGGCGGCTCGCGCTGCTCACCGGTGCACTCAGTGCGGCCATCTCATGGCGCTTCGGACCGACGTGGCAGAGCATTGGCGCACTCGGTCTCGTCTGGACACTTGTCGCGCTCGCCTACATCGACCACGACACACAGTTGCTGCCCGACATTCTCACGCTGCCGCTGCTCTGGGCCGGACTGCTCTGTAATCTCGGCCACTGGTTCGCGGCCTTGCCGTCAGCCGTTATCGGGGCCGCCGCCGGCTATACGAGTCTTTGGGCGATGTACTGGGTGTACTGGTGGATCCGTCGCCGGGAAGGCATGGGCTTTGGCGACTTCAAACTTTTTGCGGCGCTGGGGGCCTGGTTCGGCTGGACAGCGCTGCCCCAGATTCTGCTGGTCGCGTGCGTCCTCGCCATTGTTTTCGCCGGCAGCGCGTGGGTGATGGGACGGCTGCGCAGCGACCAGATGTTTCCTTTCGGCGCCTTTCTCGCCGTCGCAGGCGTCGTCACGCTCTTTGGCGGCGATGGCCTGATGCTCTGGATCGGAGGAACTCCATGA
- the coaE gene encoding dephospho-CoA kinase (Dephospho-CoA kinase (CoaE) performs the final step in coenzyme A biosynthesis.), translating to MTYAIGLTGGIGSGKTTVANLFATHGITIIDTDAIAHGITAPGGAAMPAIRREFGDAFVAPDGSLDRARMREAVFTDDAAKARLEAITHPLIRTECERAAAEAEGPYLIFVVPLLVESGTWKTRVQRVLVVDCTEETQIARVMSRNRFTREQVQAIMARQASRAQRLAAADDVIDNDVHDAPLAPQVDRLHAAYLQLVRQTGGE from the coding sequence ATGACGTACGCCATCGGCCTGACCGGCGGCATCGGCAGCGGCAAGACGACCGTTGCCAATCTGTTCGCCACGCACGGTATTACGATCATCGATACCGATGCCATCGCGCACGGCATCACTGCCCCGGGGGGCGCTGCGATGCCGGCGATTCGCCGCGAGTTCGGCGACGCGTTCGTTGCGCCGGATGGCTCGCTCGACCGCGCCCGCATGCGCGAAGCGGTGTTCACCGACGATGCAGCGAAAGCACGTTTGGAGGCCATCACCCATCCGCTCATCCGCACGGAATGCGAGCGGGCGGCCGCCGAAGCCGAAGGGCCCTATCTGATTTTCGTGGTGCCGTTGCTGGTCGAATCGGGCACATGGAAAACGCGCGTCCAGCGCGTGCTCGTCGTCGACTGCACGGAAGAGACGCAGATCGCACGCGTCATGTCGCGCAACCGATTCACCCGGGAGCAGGTGCAGGCCATCATGGCCCGTCAGGCCTCTCGCGCACAGCGCCTCGCTGCGGCGGACGACGTCATCGATAACGATGTGCACGACGCGCCGCTCGCGCCGCAAGTCGACCGCCTGCATGCGGCCTATCTTCAGTTGGTCAGGCAGACCGGGGGCGAATAA